The following are encoded in a window of Magnolia sinica isolate HGM2019 chromosome 11, MsV1, whole genome shotgun sequence genomic DNA:
- the LOC131219204 gene encoding uncharacterized protein At5g01610 gives MEKALTRVGSFWISKKAKEEISSIGEDLSSFSNTVEEKAKWIFNKLKGKPQKCLPDLLREYNLPPGLFPKNITCYEFDESKAKLVVYLPSICEVSFKDSSVIRYSTRVKGILLRGKLSGIEGMKTKVLMWVKVTNVAVESYKSDKVCFTAGVKKSRPKDAYEMPRDAIKVEEF, from the exons ATGGAGAAAGCTTTGACAAGAGTGGGGAGCTTTTGGATATCAAAGAAAGCCAAAGAGGAAATCTCTTCCATAGGCGAAGATCTCTCC TCTTTCTCAAATACTGTGGAAGAGAAGGCGAAATGGATCTTCAACAAGCTAAAAG GTAAACCACAGAAATGCTTGCCAGATCTCCTCCGAGAGTACAACCTACCACCAGGCCTCTTCCCCAAGAATATAACCTGCTACGAATTTGACGAGTCGAAGGCAAAGCTCGTCGTCTACCTCCCTTCCATCTGCGAAGTCAGCTTCAAAGACTCCTCTGTCATAAGGTACTCAACTCGTGTGAAAGGGATTCTGTTGAGAGGCAAACTCAGTGGGATTGAAGGAATGAAAACAAAAGTCTTGATGTGGGTCAAAGTTACCAATGTTGCTGTTGAGAGCTACAAGTCTGACAAGGTCTGTTTCACTGCTGGCGTGAAGAAGTCAAGGCCCAAAGACGCGTACGAGATGCCTCGTGATGCTATCAAAGTAGAGGAATTTTGA